In Actinoplanes octamycinicus, the genomic window CGCGGCCGGCCTGCCGGCGGCCGCGCCCGAGGTGCGTGCCCTGGCCGCCGCCGAGCAGCGGCTGCTCGCCCTGCGGATGGAACGCACCCGGCTGGCCGACGAGCAGCAGCGGACCGCGACCGCCGGACCGGTCGCCGAGGATCCGCACGCGCACCTGATGCACCGGCGGCTGCCGATGGAGAGCGCGACCGGCTTCCTCGGCCGGGCCCGGTCCTGGTGGGCGGTGCTGAGCACGCCGCTGATCCTGTGGGCGATCGGCGCGCTGGTGTCGCCGCTGCCGATCGCCGGCAAGCAGACCGCGCTGATCCTGCTCCTGCTGCTGCTCGTGGTCGAGGGCCTGGTCCGCGAGAAACTGCTCGCCGTGCTGCTGCGCCTGGTCCTGGCCGGCGCCCTGCTGGCCACCCTGGCGCTGCTCTGGTTCGACGGCCGCTACGTGGTCAACTTCGCCTTCTTCTTCGCCGCCGTCCTGGTCCTGCTCGTCAATCTCCGCGAGGCCTGGCGCCGCTAGGGCGGGTCACGAGACACGCCCTAGGTGACTGGTGTTAAACGCGGGTTGATCAGAGTCTTGATCGGCCCGCGTTGTTGTTGAGCGGTGGTTGTGGGTCGGGGTTTGTCCTGTTGGCGGGTTGGAGAGTTGCTGGTGAGCGGTGGGTTCCGACTGTCAGGTGAGGGCCCAGCCTTGGAGTTGGTGGGTGAGGCCGAGGGCGGCGAGGCGGGCGAGGTTGGTGGCGGCTGCTAGGAGGGTGAAGTCGGCGGCGACGCGGTGGAGTCCGCGCATGCGGGCGTGGCGTCCGCCGTGGCGGCGGCGCATCAGGTGGGCGATCTTGCGTTCGACTTTGGGTCGGGTGGCTTGGTAGTCGGCTTTCCAGGCGGGGTCGGTCTGTCGGGTGCGGGCGGCGGCCAGGTGGGTTTCCCAGCGGCTGATGGTGATGTGCCGGCCGGTTTTCGCTGTGGTGCATTGCGGGCGTAGCGGGCAGTCGGTGCAGGCGGCGCCGAAGTCGGCTTGGCCGGCGTGCCGGTCATGGCCGGTGATCGGGCGGATCGTGGTGGTGACCTGGTTCGGGCAGGTCACCGTGGCGTTGTCGAGGTTGACGGTGAACTGGTCCTTGGTGAATTTGCCGCCGGGGGCGACCGGGGCTTGGACCTTGGTTTTGATGTCGATCTCGGCGTGGTGCAGCAGTGCGAGGACTTCGCCGGCGCCGTAGGCGCTGTCGCCGTAGACCGCTGGGTCACCGGCCGGTGTGGTGTCGCAGTCGTCGGCGGGTGCGCTGGTGAGGTCGGTGATCAGGTTCGGGGCGGCTGCGGCGTCGCCGGTGTTGCCCGCGGTGACCTGGGTGGCGGTGATGATCTCGCTGTCCGGGTCGATGGCGAGGTGGGCTTTGTAGCCGTCGAAGCCGTGGTGCTGGGTTTTGTGGCCGTGCCGGGCCTGCGGGTCAACAGTGGAGATCACCCGGTCGGCGGCGACTTTGCGGGCGATCCGCAGCCTGCCGTCGTCGCCGGTTTCCAGATCCTGACCCAGCACGGTGGCCAGCAACGTCATCGCCTCAGCGACTGGTGCCGGAAGTTCTTCACGGCCGTCAAGAGCGGCGAGTAGCGCATAGCCGTCCCGGGCCCGGGAATCGATCACCGCTTCCCGGGCGGTCTTGTCGTCCCAATCCACCACCGGTTTCCCGGTGCTGGTGTAGTCGTCGCCGCTGGTCAGCAGACTGCGTAGCTCAGCGGCCAGGTCACGGCCGGCGGCGGTGAGCAGGCCGCGGATCGCCGAGCGGAGCAGCGTGATCGTGTCCATCGTGGCAACTGCGTCATACAACGGTGTCGAGTCCAGGACCCGGCGCCGGCCCAACAGCCCCGCCTGGCGGGCCGCGGCGAGCGCCACCTCGAAGATCCGGTCCGGACGCGGCGAGCGGCGTAGCCGTTCGCGCATGTCGACCAGCACCGTGTGCACGAACCCGACCCGGCCGGTGTCCCAGTCACCGACCCCGGCCGCGTACCGCCAGCGGGCATCGAAGGTGAACCGGTCGACCGCTTCCCGATCCGACAACCCTTCCAGACGCTGCAGCACCATCACCGTCGCGACCACCGACGGCGGCACCGACCGCCGCCCGACCTGCGCGAACAGGTCAGCGAACAGGCCGTCCGGGAACAGCCGGTCCCGATGCTCGTGCAGGAACACGAAGATCGAGTTAGGGGCGAGAACGTCCCCGCAGAACCGGCTGATCGGGTCGGCAAGGCCTGACTGCTGCGACGCCCTACCCAACGTCATCCCAGCAAACTATCTAAAATAGAAGCAAAGCTATATCCATTACGCGAGTGACAAACCAGCGTTTAACACCAGTCACCTAGCCGAGGTCGACCGTCACCGGCTCGCCGGTGCGATAACCGAACAGGCGCCGGCGGCGGACGCGGGCGGTGACCGTGATCCCGGTGCGGACCGCGGCGCCGGCCGGGCTGCGCACCACCATGACGAACCGGTACGCCCCGGCGACCGGCGTGTGCCGCCCCCGCCGGATGATCCATGCCGGGTCGGCGCGCAGCGGCCGCAGTGCCTCGACCAGCGGCTCCGAGCCCTGCCGCACCCGGGTCCGCTCCACCGACCCGAGCGACGCCTCCACCCCGAGCAGGCTCAGCTGCGGCCCGAACCGGAACCGGTCGGTGAGCTGCGCGGTGTCGGTGACCCGGTCCGGCGCCATCGACCAGGCCACCGCCTCACCGTCGTCACAGGTCAGCGCGACGCCCAGGGTGACCGAGGCGAACGGCGCGTCGTCGTCACCGGTCACCGTCAGCGCCAGATGGGTCAGCCGGTAGTCGAACGCGCCCGCCTCGGCGGCCAGGAACATACGCCCGTCGTCGTCCAGGTCGCCCGGGCCGAGCGGGACGGCCAGCGGGCCGCCCAGGAACAGCCGCCCGGACAGTTCCGCCGGGCCGGCCGGCTCGCCCGGGCCGCGCACCTCGACCGGCTCCCGGAGCAGGGTGATCGGCTGCCGCTCGAGGTGCGGAAGGACGAGTTCCGGCATCGGGTCTCCTCGCAGGACGGTGGGTTAGATTGATGGCCATCCCAGCCTTCTCCAGTGCAGAAGAAGGAGGACCGCCCCGTGACTCCGGACCAGATGACCGTGTTGCGGCTGCTCTGCGACACCGTAGTCCCCTCGATCGACCATCCCGACGACGCCGACGGCTTCTGGGCGCGCCGCGCCACCGACCTCGGGGTCGACCAGGCGCTGCTGGCCACCCTGCCGCCCGAGCAGCTGCCGCTGATCGCCGGCCTGCTGGACGCCCTCGCCGG contains:
- a CDS encoding IS1182 family transposase, with translation MTLGRASQQSGLADPISRFCGDVLAPNSIFVFLHEHRDRLFPDGLFADLFAQVGRRSVPPSVVATVMVLQRLEGLSDREAVDRFTFDARWRYAAGVGDWDTGRVGFVHTVLVDMRERLRRSPRPDRIFEVALAAARQAGLLGRRRVLDSTPLYDAVATMDTITLLRSAIRGLLTAAGRDLAAELRSLLTSGDDYTSTGKPVVDWDDKTAREAVIDSRARDGYALLAALDGREELPAPVAEAMTLLATVLGQDLETGDDGRLRIARKVAADRVISTVDPQARHGHKTQHHGFDGYKAHLAIDPDSEIITATQVTAGNTGDAAAAPNLITDLTSAPADDCDTTPAGDPAVYGDSAYGAGEVLALLHHAEIDIKTKVQAPVAPGGKFTKDQFTVNLDNATVTCPNQVTTTIRPITGHDRHAGQADFGAACTDCPLRPQCTTAKTGRHITISRWETHLAAARTRQTDPAWKADYQATRPKVERKIAHLMRRRHGGRHARMRGLHRVAADFTLLAAATNLARLAALGLTHQLQGWALT